TGGGGCCGGTGTGGCGGCCGGGCTGCCCGCGTCACTGGTGGCCCGCTATGGCGCCGAGGCGCCGCACGTTTTTGCTGCCGCGCGCTGCGAACGGCCCACCGAGCCGGTGGCTGACGGTATCGACGTGACCCGGGCGGAGTTCGAATACGCCATCACCCACGAGGCCGCGCTCGACGTGGACGACATCTTGGATCGGCGCACCCGGATTGGCCTGGTGGCGCGCGACCGCGAGCGGGTGGTCGGCGTCGCCGAGGAATTCCTGGCCGGCGTCGGCTGACCGGCCGCGTGGGTTCGACCCGGGCAACTTCGGGTAACAGTGTTTCGATGGACACCGATGGCGCCCAGCGCACTTGGACGCGCGACGAGATCACGGTCACCGATCCCACCACGATGACCCAGGCCATTACCGGCACCGCGATCGGCAACGTGATGGAGTGGTATGACTTCGGCGTCTACGGCTACATCGCCACCACCATCGCGCAGGTGTTCTACCCCGGTAACAGCGTGAGCGTCGTACACCTGCTCGCCACCTTCGGCACGTTAGCGGCGGCGTTCGTGGTGCGCCCGGTGGGCGGCATGATCTTTGGCCCGCTCGGTGACCGGATCGGCCGAAAGCGGGTGCTGGTGCTCACGATCCTGATGATGACCACCGGGACGACGATGAGCGGTCTGCTGCCCGGCTACGCCACGATCGGCATCTGGGCGCCCATCCTGCTCATCGTGGCCCGGGTGTTCCAGGGGTTGTCGACGGGTGGTGAATTCGTCGGCGCGATGACCTATTTGGTGGAGCAGTCGCCCGATCGCAAACGCGGCATGCTGGTTGGATTCCTGCCATTAGGCAACCTGATCGGGTTTGTGGTGGCCGGATTTCTGGTGACCGGGTTGCAGGCGTGGCTGCCGCGCGACGATTGGCTGGCCTGGGGCTGGCGGGTTCCGTTGCTGTTGGCGGCACCCTTGGGCCTGATCGCGCTGTACATGCGGCTGCGGCTGGAGGAATCACCGGCCTTCGCCCACTTGAGTGAGAGCACCGAACCCGAAGAGGGCGGCCAGTTTCGGCGCACGGTGGTGGAGCAGTGGCGCCCGATGCTGATCTGCGCCGCCCTGGTGCTGACCTCCCAGGTGGCCGACTTCATGGTTACCGGCTATCTGCCCACCTACCTGAAAACCGTGGTGCACCTGAGGGAAACAGTGGCGCTGGTGTTGATCGTGGTAACCCTGGCCATCCTGATGGCCACGATCGTATTGGTGGCCAAGCTGTCCGACCGCATCGGCGTCAAACCGATCATGCGGACCGGTTGCGTGCTGCTCATCGTGGCGTCGGTGCCCGCGTTTTTGCTGATGCGACTCGGCGGTGCCTATCCGGTGGTCTTTCTGGGTGTGCTGCTGATTGGGTTGATGGAACTTTGCTTCGACAGCACGACGCCGTCGGCGTTACCGGCGCTGTTCCCAACCCGCGTGCGGTACGGAGCGCTGGCCATCTCCTACAACCTGTCGATCTCCACCGTCGGTGGCGTCACGCCGCTGATCGCCCAGGCGCTGGTATCGGGTACCGGTAGCGCCATGGCGCCGGCCTACCTGCTGATGTGCGCGGGCGCGATCGGCGTCGTCACGCTGCTGTTCATGCCCGAGGTCGCCGGCAAGCCGTTGCCCGGGTCCGGGCCCGCCGTCGAAACCGCAGCGGAGGCAGAGCAATTGGCCGGCCGTGCGGGAGCGTAACGCAGGGACGAGTTTCGGCGGAAACTGCGCCCTGGCCCTACCCTCGCGGCGCGACAGAGGATTTACAGCGGGATGTTCTTGTGGCGGCCGCGACGCGCCGGCGCCTCAGCCAACGCCTGGGTGAGCTTGCTGCGGGTGTGCGCCGGGTCGATCTTCTCGTCCACCACGCCGATCTCGATGGCGCTGTCCACACCACCCGCGATGCGCTCGTGCTCGGCGGCCAACTCGTTGTGCAGCGCCTCACGCTCGTCTTCGGGCGCGGCGGCCAGCTTGCGCTTGTGCAGAATGCCGACCGCGGCCTTGGCGCCCATGACCGCCACCTCGGCGTCCGGCCACGCGAACACCTTGGTGGCGTTCAGCGAGCGAGAGTTCATCGCGATGTAGGCCCCGCCGTAGGTCTTTCGGGTGACCAGCGTGACCCGCGGCACGGTCGCCTCGCCGAACGCGTGCAGCAGTTTGGCGCCCCGGCGCACCACGCCGCCCCACTCCTGGTCAACACCCGGAAGGTAGCCGGGCACGTCGACCACCACCACCAACGGAATCCCGAACGCGTCGCACAGCCGCACGAAACGTGCAGCCTTCTCGGCGCTTTCGGAGTTCAGGCAGCCGCCCAACCGCAGCGGGTTGTTGGCGAGCACACCGACGGTGCGGCCCGACAGCCGGCCCAGTCCGACCACCATCGACGGCGCCCAGTTCGCCTGGAACTCGTCGAACGGGGTGTCGTCGTCGAGGATTGCGGTGACGATCGGGTGCACGTCGTAGGCGCGCCGCGCCGACTCGGGCAGCAGGGCGTGAATGTCGGTGTCCCCGGCTTCGGCCTTGTTGCGGTCGAAATGCCCCTGTTGGCAGAACAATCCGACCAATCGGCGGCCACGCTCGTAGGCGTCCAGCTCGTCTTCGGCGACGATGTGGCAGACGCCGGACTTCTTGTGGTGCGTTTCCGGTCCGCCCAGCGAGCACATGTCCACGTCCTCGCCGGTGACGCTGCGGACCACGTCCGGCCCGGTGACGAACACCCGGCTTTCCGGCGCCATCACGATCACGTCCGTCAGCGCCGGCCCGTAAGCGGCGCCGCCGGCGGCGAATCCGACGACCACCGAGATCTGCGGGATGTACCCGGAAGCCCGGATCATGGCCTCGAACACCAAGCCCACCGCGTGCAGGGCCTTGACGCCTTCGGCCAACCGGGCCCCGCCGGAGTGCCAGATGCCCACGATCGGGCTCTGCTCCTCGATCGCCGTGTCGTAGGCGTTGACGATGTGAGAGCACCCCTCGATGCCCATCGCACCGCCCATCACCGTGCCGTCCGTGCAGAAGGCAATGGTGCGAACGCCATTCACGGTGCCCGATGCGGCCAGCACACCGGAGCGGTCACGCTCGTGCAACAGCGCGACGCTGCCGTCGTCGAAGAAGGTGCTCAGACGCAGCAGGGGGTCGCGGGGGTCAAGTGACTCGCCAACCGCATCGGGGGCCATGAGTGTCATCGCAGGTCTCCTGTTTCCGGTGAGCTCGGGCTCAGTACCGCTGGGTGTTAGTACCGTCCAAAGGTGATCGCAACGTTGTGACCGCCGAATCCGAACGAGTTGTTGATCGCGAACCGGTAGTTGCCCGGCCGCGGCTTACCCGCCACCACGTCCAAATCGATTTCTGGATCGAGGTTTTCCAGGTTCAGTGTCGGCGGGATTACCTGCTCGCGCAATGCCAGAACCGTCAAGATCGATTCCAACGCACCGACCGCACCCACCGAGTGGCCAAGCGCGGACTTCGGCGCATACACCGCGGGGTGGTTGCTGCCCAACGCCTTGTTGATCGCCTTACTTTCGGCTAGGTCGCCGACCTGGGTGCCAGTGGCGTGAGCGTTGATGTGGTCGATCTCGGCGGGGGTGATGCCCGCGAGCTGGATCGCCCGCGTCATGGCGTGCGCGGCCCGCTCCCCATTCGGATCCGGTGCCACCATGTGGAATCCGTCCGAGGTGACACTGGCCCCCATGATCCGCGCCAGGATGTTGGCGCCGCGCGCCTTGGCGTGCTCTTCGGTCTCGATGACCATCAGCGCGCCGGCCTCACCGAACACGAAACCGTCGCGGTCCCTGTCGAACGGGCGACACGCACCGGCCGGGTCGTCGTTGTTGGTGGACATCACGATGCGCATCGCGGCGAACGCCGCGATCGGCACCGCCTCGATCTGAGTCTCGACGCCACCGCAGATGGCGATGTCCGCCTCACCGAGCACGATCTGCTGCCAGGCCCGGGCGATGCCCTCGTTACCCGACGCGCAGGCCGAAACCGGTGTCATGACACCAGCTTTGGCTTGCCGTTCCAGCCCTACCGCCGCAGCCGCACCGTTGGGCATGTACTTCTGCACGCCCAACGGGGAGACCGCCTTCATGCCACGTTCGCGCATGTCGTCGTAGCTGAACACCATCTCCTCGGAC
This Mycobacterium simiae DNA region includes the following protein-coding sequences:
- the kasB gene encoding 3-oxoacyl-ACP synthase KasB; the protein is MTELVTGKAFPNVVVTGIAATTALAPDAEETWKLLLDGQSGIRTLTDPFVEQFDLPVRIGGHLVEDFDSQLTRVELRRTGYLQRMSTVLGRRVWENAGSPEVDTNRLAVSIGTGLGSSEEMVFSYDDMRERGMKAVSPLGVQKYMPNGAAAAVGLERQAKAGVMTPVSACASGNEGIARAWQQIVLGEADIAICGGVETQIEAVPIAAFAAMRIVMSTNNDDPAGACRPFDRDRDGFVFGEAGALMVIETEEHAKARGANILARIMGASVTSDGFHMVAPDPNGERAAHAMTRAIQLAGITPAEIDHINAHATGTQVGDLAESKAINKALGSNHPAVYAPKSALGHSVGAVGALESILTVLALREQVIPPTLNLENLDPEIDLDVVAGKPRPGNYRFAINNSFGFGGHNVAITFGRY
- a CDS encoding acyl-CoA carboxylase subunit beta encodes the protein MTLMAPDAVGESLDPRDPLLRLSTFFDDGSVALLHERDRSGVLAASGTVNGVRTIAFCTDGTVMGGAMGIEGCSHIVNAYDTAIEEQSPIVGIWHSGGARLAEGVKALHAVGLVFEAMIRASGYIPQISVVVGFAAGGAAYGPALTDVIVMAPESRVFVTGPDVVRSVTGEDVDMCSLGGPETHHKKSGVCHIVAEDELDAYERGRRLVGLFCQQGHFDRNKAEAGDTDIHALLPESARRAYDVHPIVTAILDDDTPFDEFQANWAPSMVVGLGRLSGRTVGVLANNPLRLGGCLNSESAEKAARFVRLCDAFGIPLVVVVDVPGYLPGVDQEWGGVVRRGAKLLHAFGEATVPRVTLVTRKTYGGAYIAMNSRSLNATKVFAWPDAEVAVMGAKAAVGILHKRKLAAAPEDEREALHNELAAEHERIAGGVDSAIEIGVVDEKIDPAHTRSKLTQALAEAPARRGRHKNIPL
- a CDS encoding MFS transporter, producing the protein MTQAITGTAIGNVMEWYDFGVYGYIATTIAQVFYPGNSVSVVHLLATFGTLAAAFVVRPVGGMIFGPLGDRIGRKRVLVLTILMMTTGTTMSGLLPGYATIGIWAPILLIVARVFQGLSTGGEFVGAMTYLVEQSPDRKRGMLVGFLPLGNLIGFVVAGFLVTGLQAWLPRDDWLAWGWRVPLLLAAPLGLIALYMRLRLEESPAFAHLSESTEPEEGGQFRRTVVEQWRPMLICAALVLTSQVADFMVTGYLPTYLKTVVHLRETVALVLIVVTLAILMATIVLVAKLSDRIGVKPIMRTGCVLLIVASVPAFLLMRLGGAYPVVFLGVLLIGLMELCFDSTTPSALPALFPTRVRYGALAISYNLSISTVGGVTPLIAQALVSGTGSAMAPAYLLMCAGAIGVVTLLFMPEVAGKPLPGSGPAVETAAEAEQLAGRAGA